One genomic segment of Coffea eugenioides isolate CCC68of unplaced genomic scaffold, Ceug_1.0 ScVebR1_449;HRSCAF=1128, whole genome shotgun sequence includes these proteins:
- the LOC113758282 gene encoding uncharacterized protein LOC113758282 has protein sequence MPPPKDGRGVGGGSLMDTSRGVTPRGAPGGRGQARDASQGGQIFALEHLVDPGATHSFVSPTFMFGIDVKAERLPYDPEMKSPTDNQSLLANEMYRNCDIWVGEQKLVVDLISLAIKEYDVILGMDWLAHYHARVDCRMKVVEFCIPVNTLGEKSKLEDTAVINEYPDMFPEELVSLPPEREIEFKIDLAPRTNPMSKNPYRMAPVELKELKFQLQDLLEPEFINESESPWGAPVLFVKKKDER, from the exons ATGCCACCTCCTAAAGATGGTCGAGGAGTTGGAGGTGGAAGCCTTATGGATACATCTAGGGGAGTTACTCCGAGAGGAGCCCCAGGGGGAAGGGGACAAGCGAGAGATGCCTCGCAGGGAGGCCAGATATTCGCCCTCGAACATCTTGTGG accctggTGCAACCCATTCTTTTGTTAGCCCCACATTTATGTTTGGAATTGATGTGAAAGCCGAAAGGCTACCATATGACCCAGAAATGAAATCACCTACGGATAACCAATCTTTACTTGCCAACGAGATGTATAGGAACTGTGACATTTGGGTTGGTGAGCAAAAATTAGTAGTTGACCTTATAAGTCTAGCCATTAAGGAGTACGACGTTATTTTAGgaatggattggctagctcattatcatgctcgggtagattgtCGTATGAAGGTGGTTGAGTTTTGCATACCGG TTAACACCCTAGGAGAAAAGAGTAAGCTAGAAGATACAGCGGTGATAAATGAATATCCAGACATGTTCCCAGAGGAGTTGGTGTCTTTGCCACCTGAAAGAGAGATTGAGTTTAAGATTGATTTAGCACCTAGAACTAATCCCATGTCAAAAAAcccttatcgaatggcaccCGTGGAACTTAAGGAGTTAAAATTTCAATTGCAAGACTTGCTAGAACCGGAATTTATAAATGAGAGCGAGTCGCCATGGGGCGCTCCAGTACTATTTGTCAAAAAGAAGGACGAGCGTTGA